A stretch of the Bacillus anthracis str. Vollum genome encodes the following:
- a CDS encoding flavin monoamine oxidase family protein, which translates to MQKDIMYNTEMDETLKIINKGLKKTTSPKQIIVVGAGMAGLVSASLLKAAGHEVKIFEANNRVGGRIETVRMEDTGLYLDVGAMRIPYSHTLTMAYIRKFGLQVSPFINRNETDIIYVNGRKTTLKQYEKDPSILKYPVEMNEVGKTSEELLLLAVQPIINFIKKNPEKNWDVVVKDFGRYSTGQFLKYHPYQYNTYFSPVTIEMIGVLLDLEGFLERSFVETLRFLYIMQEESGFCEIVGGNDRLPKSFLPQLEENIIYNQKLMKLHQRDNGVTAFYRNEETFEYSSITGDLVIVTIPFSTMRFVEVEPFDSISHEKWKAIRELHYMPATKIGIQFKSRFWEEQGQLGGRIITDLPIRYAYYPSYGIGEKGPAMMLGSYTWSYDALLWDGLSKGDRIYYTLQNLATILGGQVYDEFLSGISKSWTLDPYALGGFALFQAGQESELQPAIVKPEGRIFFAGDHTTLYHGWIQGAIESGVRVAEEVNE; encoded by the coding sequence GTGCAGAAAGATATAATGTATAACACTGAGATGGATGAAACGTTAAAAATTATAAATAAAGGATTAAAGAAGACGACGAGCCCGAAGCAAATTATTGTAGTAGGGGCTGGCATGGCTGGATTAGTTTCGGCATCTTTATTAAAAGCTGCGGGACATGAAGTGAAGATTTTTGAAGCAAATAACCGGGTAGGTGGCCGCATAGAGACAGTTAGAATGGAAGATACCGGTTTATATTTGGATGTAGGGGCAATGAGAATTCCGTATTCGCATACATTAACGATGGCATATATAAGAAAATTTGGGCTACAGGTGAGCCCTTTTATTAATAGGAATGAGACTGATATCATTTACGTAAATGGCCGGAAAACGACATTAAAACAATATGAAAAAGATCCAAGTATATTAAAGTATCCTGTAGAAATGAATGAAGTGGGGAAAACGTCTGAGGAGCTATTATTGTTAGCGGTACAGCCTATTATAAATTTTATAAAAAAGAACCCAGAGAAAAATTGGGATGTTGTAGTAAAGGATTTTGGGAGATACTCTACAGGACAATTTTTAAAGTATCATCCGTATCAATATAATACATATTTTTCGCCAGTAACGATTGAGATGATCGGTGTTCTATTAGATTTAGAAGGTTTTTTAGAACGTTCATTTGTTGAGACATTACGTTTTTTATATATTATGCAAGAGGAGAGCGGATTTTGTGAAATAGTAGGTGGGAATGATAGATTACCAAAGTCCTTTTTACCACAATTAGAAGAAAATATTATATATAATCAAAAATTAATGAAGCTACATCAACGTGATAACGGTGTGACAGCTTTCTATCGAAACGAAGAAACGTTTGAATATAGTAGTATTACAGGGGACTTAGTTATTGTTACCATTCCGTTTTCGACAATGCGTTTTGTGGAAGTTGAGCCCTTTGATTCTATATCTCATGAAAAGTGGAAAGCAATTCGCGAATTGCATTATATGCCAGCAACAAAAATAGGAATTCAATTTAAAAGTCGATTTTGGGAAGAACAAGGACAATTAGGTGGCAGAATTATAACGGATTTGCCAATTCGTTACGCTTATTATCCAAGCTATGGAATTGGAGAGAAGGGACCGGCTATGATGCTAGGAAGCTATACATGGTCTTATGATGCGTTGTTATGGGATGGATTGTCAAAGGGTGACCGTATTTATTATACATTACAAAACTTAGCAACGATATTAGGTGGTCAAGTATATGATGAATTCTTGTCTGGTATATCAAAAAGCTGGACATTGGATCCATATGCACTTGGAGGGTTTGCGCTATTTCAGGCAGGTCAAGAATCAGAGTTGCAACCAGCGATTGTCAAACCAGAGGGAAGAATATTCTTCGCTGGAGACCATACGACGTTATATCATGGATGGATTCAAGGGGCAATTGAATCTGGGGTTCGTGTAGCGGAAGAGGTGAATGAATAA
- a CDS encoding GNAT family N-acetyltransferase produces MNPLLFDFPSEFYTERLCIRMPKPGDGKVVYDAIQASMQELKPWMVFAQKEQTEEEVEVSIRKSHIQFLQREDLRLLVFSKETGEFIASAGLHRINWDIPQFEIGYWIDSRFSGQGYMVEAAKGITDFAFSELKANRIEIRCDALNKKSRAIPEKLGFKLEGTLESASVAVDGNGLRDMCVFAMTRNTYEKEEL; encoded by the coding sequence GTGAATCCATTATTATTCGATTTTCCTTCTGAATTTTATACCGAAAGGCTATGTATTCGAATGCCGAAACCGGGTGACGGTAAAGTTGTATACGATGCCATACAAGCATCTATGCAAGAATTAAAACCTTGGATGGTTTTTGCACAGAAAGAGCAAACAGAGGAAGAAGTAGAAGTGAGCATTAGAAAATCGCATATTCAATTTTTGCAGCGTGAGGATTTAAGGTTACTAGTTTTTTCGAAAGAAACAGGTGAATTTATTGCATCAGCTGGATTGCATCGTATTAATTGGGATATACCTCAATTTGAAATCGGGTATTGGATTGATTCAAGGTTTAGTGGACAGGGCTATATGGTAGAGGCTGCAAAGGGGATAACGGATTTCGCCTTTTCTGAACTAAAAGCAAACCGCATAGAAATTCGTTGTGATGCTTTAAATAAGAAGAGTAGAGCGATCCCTGAAAAATTGGGCTTCAAATTAGAAGGTACGTTAGAAAGTGCGAGTGTTGCAGTAGATGGAAATGGATTAAGAGATATGTGTGTCTTTGCTATGACGAGAAATACATATGAAAAAGAAGAGCTGTAA
- a CDS encoding aldo/keto reductase — translation MERVQMAETLEFSRIIQGFWRLAEWNMTKQELLSFIEDCMDMGITTFDHADIYGGYTCEGLFGEALQLKPSLRENMQIITKCGIAPPSPKFPERYVAHYNTSAKHIIQSAEASLKNLHTDYIDVLLIHRPDPFMDPNEVAEAFLRLKQEGKVRHFGVSNFLPSQFNMLSSYLDFPLITNQIEVSALQLEHFEKGTIDLCQEKRINPMIWSPLAGGEIFTGQSERAVRVRETVQKVATELGVTSIDTVMYAWLLAHPANMMPIVGSGKLDRVKTAALATKVNLDRQQWFTIFESSNGHPVP, via the coding sequence ATGGAACGAGTTCAAATGGCCGAAACACTCGAATTTTCTCGTATTATTCAAGGTTTTTGGCGTTTAGCAGAATGGAATATGACGAAACAAGAATTACTTTCTTTCATTGAAGATTGTATGGATATGGGAATTACTACTTTTGATCATGCTGATATTTATGGCGGTTATACGTGTGAAGGACTGTTCGGAGAGGCATTACAACTAAAGCCTTCTTTACGTGAAAACATGCAAATCATCACAAAATGTGGAATCGCTCCCCCATCACCGAAATTTCCAGAGCGATATGTTGCTCACTACAACACTAGTGCAAAACATATTATTCAAAGTGCAGAAGCATCACTTAAAAATTTACATACAGATTATATTGACGTATTACTTATCCATCGTCCTGATCCTTTCATGGATCCAAATGAAGTGGCAGAAGCGTTTTTACGCTTAAAGCAAGAAGGAAAAGTTCGTCATTTCGGTGTATCTAACTTCTTACCTTCTCAATTTAATATGTTAAGTTCATACTTAGATTTCCCGCTTATTACGAACCAAATTGAAGTATCTGCACTGCAACTTGAGCATTTTGAAAAAGGAACAATTGATTTATGTCAGGAGAAACGAATCAACCCAATGATTTGGTCACCTCTTGCTGGCGGAGAAATCTTTACTGGTCAATCAGAACGCGCTGTACGTGTACGTGAAACCGTTCAAAAAGTCGCTACTGAACTAGGTGTTACTAGCATCGATACTGTTATGTATGCATGGTTACTTGCACATCCAGCTAATATGATGCCGATCGTTGGCTCTGGTAAATTAGATCGTGTTAAAACGGCCGCTCTTGCTACAAAAGTTAACTTAGACCGTCAACAATGGTTTACAATTTTCGAAAGCTCTAACGGACATCCTGTACCATAA
- a CDS encoding CobW family GTP-binding protein, with amino-acid sequence MIPVTILTGFLGSGKTTLLNRILTENHGQKLAVIVNEIGKIGIDNQLIMNVEEEIMEMTNGCLCCTVREDLLVALKQLLDVKAEGKMDFDGLVIETTGLANPGPIIQTFFLDPVIQSAYQINGVVTVVDSYHIHKHFEKGLEAKEQIAFADVILVNKLDLIEESEKENLLHELQGINPTAKLIQSTNCDVDIPSLLKIQTFKTKDTLQIYPHKEHNHLEGVKSFVLREERPLDLQKLNEWMSAVVQELGEYLYRYKGILSIDGVDKRIVFQGVHTLFAASYDREWQEGEERVSEVVFIGKDINKEWFQEHFEECVK; translated from the coding sequence ATGATTCCAGTAACAATATTAACTGGTTTTCTTGGATCTGGGAAAACAACATTATTAAATCGTATTTTAACAGAGAATCACGGTCAGAAATTAGCGGTGATCGTAAATGAAATAGGGAAAATTGGTATCGATAATCAGTTGATTATGAATGTTGAAGAAGAAATTATGGAAATGACAAACGGTTGTTTATGCTGTACTGTGCGGGAAGATTTACTCGTTGCGTTAAAACAATTACTGGATGTAAAAGCAGAAGGTAAAATGGACTTTGATGGATTAGTAATTGAAACAACTGGTCTTGCAAATCCAGGTCCTATTATTCAAACATTCTTTTTAGATCCTGTTATTCAATCTGCATACCAAATTAATGGTGTTGTAACAGTAGTAGATAGTTATCATATACATAAACATTTTGAAAAAGGACTAGAAGCAAAAGAACAAATTGCATTTGCCGATGTTATATTAGTGAATAAGTTAGATTTAATTGAAGAGAGCGAAAAAGAAAACCTCTTACATGAACTGCAAGGAATAAACCCGACTGCAAAGTTAATTCAGTCGACTAACTGTGATGTGGATATTCCATCGTTACTAAAAATTCAAACGTTTAAAACGAAAGATACGTTACAAATTTATCCTCATAAAGAGCATAATCATCTAGAAGGTGTAAAATCGTTTGTACTACGCGAAGAGCGTCCGCTAGATTTACAAAAACTGAATGAATGGATGTCAGCTGTCGTTCAAGAACTAGGTGAATATTTATATCGCTACAAAGGAATTTTATCAATTGATGGAGTAGATAAACGCATCGTTTTCCAAGGTGTGCATACACTGTTTGCTGCATCATATGATAGAGAGTGGCAAGAGGGCGAAGAACGAGTAAGTGAAGTTGTTTTCATCGGAAAAGATATTAATAAAGAATGGTTCCAAGAACATTTTGAGGAGTGTGTGAAATAA
- a CDS encoding GNAT family N-acetyltransferase, which translates to MTLHICEVTEKNWRSVAALNVAKDQQQFIESNAFSLAESLYEGNGTSVGLYDGETLVGYAMYGWYCEKRKSVWLDRFMIDQQYQGKGYAKRFLRLLIQFLQHKFECKTIYLSLHPENKLAMGLYESFGFRLNGDIDDEGPVVGVVMELLLDEHTSL; encoded by the coding sequence ATGACTCTTCACATTTGTGAAGTAACAGAAAAAAATTGGCGTTCGGTAGCTGCTTTAAACGTCGCAAAAGACCAGCAGCAATTTATTGAAAGCAATGCGTTTTCTCTAGCAGAATCATTATATGAGGGAAACGGAACGTCAGTAGGTTTATATGATGGAGAAACACTTGTAGGATATGCAATGTATGGATGGTATTGTGAAAAACGTAAAAGCGTATGGTTAGACCGCTTTATGATTGACCAACAATATCAAGGAAAAGGATACGCAAAACGTTTCCTTCGCTTGCTTATTCAATTCTTACAACATAAATTTGAATGTAAAACAATTTATTTAAGTTTACATCCAGAAAACAAACTCGCAATGGGATTATATGAGTCATTTGGCTTCCGTTTAAATGGCGATATTGATGATGAAGGACCTGTTGTAGGTGTTGTAATGGAGTTACTTTTAGATGAACATACAAGCCTGTGA
- a CDS encoding exosporium leader peptide-containing protein codes for MDEFLSSAALNPGSVGPTLPPMQPFQFRTGPTGSTGAKGAIGNTEPYWHTGPPGIVLLTYDFKSLIISFAFRILPIS; via the coding sequence TTGGACGAGTTTTTATCCTCCGCTGCATTAAATCCAGGTTCAGTCGGACCGACACTTCCACCTATGCAACCTTTTCAATTCCGTACAGGTCCCACTGGTTCAACGGGTGCTAAAGGGGCAATCGGTAACACTGAGCCTTATTGGCATACCGGACCACCTGGCATTGTTTTGCTCACATATGACTTTAAATCTCTCATAATAAGTTTTGCATTTCGGATACTCCCCATATCATGA
- a CDS encoding metal ABC transporter substrate-binding protein: MPKRLTIFSFLLIFTLIFTGCSNTKEGNAKKDGKLTVYTTIFPLADFAKKIGGDYVTVEAIYPPGADSHTFEPSQKQTVKVAKADLFVYNGAELEPFAEKMEKSLQKENVKIVNASKGIELRTSTEEEHHDHGDGHKEDEHHHDKDPHIWLDPTLAMKQAEKIKNALVALQPDHKQEFEKNFAALQTKFTDLDDQFKAVVANAKTKDILVSHAAYGYWEQRYGLKQIAIAGISASDEPSQKQLADITKTVKEHNLKYILFETFSTPKVASVIQKETGTKVLRLNHLATISEDDAKNNKDYFTLMEENVNTLKEATN, from the coding sequence ATGCCTAAAAGATTGACTATATTTTCATTCTTACTTATTTTCACTTTAATTTTTACTGGCTGCTCAAATACAAAAGAAGGTAATGCCAAGAAAGACGGAAAGCTAACTGTTTATACAACTATTTTTCCCCTTGCAGATTTTGCAAAAAAAATTGGTGGCGACTATGTAACGGTTGAAGCGATTTACCCACCTGGTGCAGATTCTCATACATTTGAACCAAGTCAAAAACAAACAGTAAAAGTTGCAAAAGCCGATTTATTCGTTTATAACGGAGCTGAATTAGAGCCATTTGCTGAAAAAATGGAAAAATCATTACAAAAAGAAAATGTTAAAATTGTAAATGCATCAAAAGGTATTGAACTGCGTACTTCTACTGAAGAAGAGCATCATGATCACGGAGACGGCCATAAAGAAGATGAACATCATCACGATAAAGATCCACACATTTGGTTAGACCCTACTCTAGCAATGAAACAGGCAGAAAAAATTAAAAATGCACTTGTAGCATTACAACCTGACCATAAACAAGAATTCGAAAAAAACTTTGCAGCACTTCAAACAAAATTTACTGATTTAGACGATCAATTTAAAGCAGTTGTTGCGAATGCAAAAACGAAAGATATTTTAGTTTCTCATGCAGCTTATGGATACTGGGAACAACGCTATGGCCTAAAACAAATTGCTATCGCTGGTATTTCAGCTTCTGATGAACCTTCTCAAAAACAGCTTGCTGATATTACAAAAACAGTAAAAGAACATAATCTAAAATATATTTTATTTGAAACATTCTCTACTCCAAAAGTAGCATCCGTTATTCAAAAAGAAACGGGTACAAAAGTTTTACGCTTAAATCACTTAGCCACTATTTCTGAAGACGATGCGAAAAATAATAAAGATTACTTCACTTTAATGGAAGAAAACGTGAATACATTGAAAGAAGCTACTAACTAA
- a CDS encoding oxidoreductase, with translation MNKRTALVLGASGLVGQEITRLLLESDYYDSVTIFVREPIQWQHEKLQQKQVDYLALEEYKEFFAVDDVFSCLGTTIKKAKTKANFKKVDYEYTLRAACLAEKQGVQNFLVVSSMGANPKSFFFYSQVKGRMEEELQKLVIGGIHIFRPSLLVGNRQEFRFGERMAEKLSRMIPFIFKGAFKKYKPISAKDVAKGMYITALREESGIHIYNSNEITTIE, from the coding sequence ATGAATAAGCGAACAGCGTTAGTACTTGGTGCAAGTGGTTTAGTTGGACAAGAGATAACGCGTCTATTACTTGAATCAGATTACTACGATTCGGTTACTATTTTTGTAAGAGAACCAATCCAATGGCAACATGAAAAGTTACAGCAAAAACAAGTGGATTATTTGGCATTAGAGGAATATAAAGAGTTCTTTGCTGTAGATGACGTATTTAGTTGTCTAGGAACAACAATCAAAAAGGCAAAAACGAAGGCGAATTTCAAAAAGGTAGATTATGAATATACGTTACGAGCGGCTTGTTTAGCTGAAAAACAAGGGGTGCAAAATTTCCTTGTTGTGTCCTCAATGGGAGCAAATCCTAAATCGTTTTTCTTTTATTCACAAGTGAAAGGAAGAATGGAAGAGGAATTACAAAAGTTAGTAATCGGTGGTATTCACATTTTTAGACCATCTTTATTAGTAGGAAATCGACAAGAATTTCGCTTTGGTGAACGAATGGCGGAAAAATTATCTCGTATGATTCCTTTTATATTTAAAGGAGCCTTCAAAAAGTATAAACCGATTTCAGCTAAAGATGTTGCAAAAGGGATGTATATAACTGCATTGCGAGAAGAATCAGGTATCCATATTTACAATTCGAATGAAATTACAACGATAGAATAA
- the namA gene encoding NADPH dehydrogenase NamA: MNSELFSPYTIKDVTLKNRIVMSPMCMYSSENEDGQVTNFHLIHYGTRAAGQVGLVMIEATAVLPEGRISNKDLGIWDDSLIEGLHKTTTFIHDNGAKAAIQLAHAGRKAELETDALAPSAVPFNETMKIPVEMSIHQIKNTILAFQQAAIRSKQAGFDVIEIHGAHGYLINEFLSPLSNKRTDEYGGSPENRYRFLREIIDSINEVWNGPLFVRISANDYHPDGLTVQDYVQYTKWMKEQGVDLIDCSSGAVVPARIDVYPGYQVQYAKHIKEHANIATGAVGLITTGAQAEQILNNNEADLIFIGRELLRNPYFPRIAANELGFELEEPHQYERAPGKISTNK; the protein is encoded by the coding sequence ATGAATTCCGAACTTTTTTCACCTTATACAATTAAGGACGTTACATTAAAAAACCGAATTGTTATGTCACCTATGTGCATGTATTCATCGGAAAACGAGGATGGCCAAGTAACGAATTTCCATCTCATTCATTATGGAACGAGAGCGGCTGGTCAAGTTGGTTTAGTTATGATTGAAGCAACAGCCGTATTACCTGAAGGGCGAATTTCTAATAAAGACTTAGGTATTTGGGATGACAGTCTAATTGAAGGCTTACATAAAACGACAACTTTTATACATGATAACGGTGCAAAAGCTGCCATTCAACTCGCTCACGCTGGAAGAAAAGCTGAATTAGAAACGGATGCTCTCGCTCCATCCGCAGTTCCGTTTAATGAAACTATGAAAATACCAGTAGAAATGAGTATACATCAAATAAAAAATACCATATTAGCGTTTCAGCAGGCTGCAATACGATCAAAACAAGCTGGATTTGACGTGATTGAAATACATGGCGCCCACGGTTATCTCATTAATGAATTTCTTTCTCCGCTTTCCAATAAGCGGACTGATGAATATGGCGGTTCACCTGAAAACCGCTATCGTTTCTTACGCGAAATCATTGACTCGATAAATGAAGTTTGGAACGGACCGTTATTTGTTCGTATTTCAGCAAATGATTATCACCCTGACGGGTTAACGGTTCAAGATTACGTTCAGTATACAAAATGGATGAAAGAACAAGGAGTAGATTTAATCGATTGTAGTTCTGGGGCTGTTGTACCTGCACGCATCGATGTTTATCCTGGATATCAAGTACAATACGCTAAACATATTAAAGAACATGCTAACATTGCAACTGGTGCTGTTGGATTGATTACGACCGGGGCACAAGCAGAGCAAATTTTAAACAATAACGAAGCAGATTTAATTTTTATCGGACGTGAGTTACTTCGCAATCCTTACTTCCCAAGAATAGCCGCCAATGAACTTGGCTTTGAGTTAGAAGAACCGCATCAATACGAGCGAGCGCCTGGGAAAATTAGTACAAATAAATAA